A single window of Nicotiana sylvestris chromosome 3, ASM39365v2, whole genome shotgun sequence DNA harbors:
- the LOC104231359 gene encoding auxin-induced protein AUX22-like, with the protein MATELEITELRLGLPGGKIEKSEKKRVYSEITSSDQNSSNNVNYDDDNYKYCQNKNQVVGWPPVCSYRKKNSFKMYVKVSMDGAPFLRKVDLSNHKDYSQLVMALEKLFDCYGIGEALEDADKSEYVPIYEDKDGDWMLLGDVPWQMFSESCKRLRIMKRSDAKVIGIGARDFLKGMSQEK; encoded by the exons atggCAACAGAACTTGAAATTACTGAACTCAGGTTGGGACTTCCTGGGGGGAAAATAGAGAAAAGTGAGAAGAAAAGGGTGTATTCTGAAATTACAAGCAGTGACCAAAACAGCAGCAACAACGTTAATTACGATGATGATAATTATAAGTACTGTCAAAACAAGAATCAAGTTGTGGGGTGGCCGCCGGTTTGTTCTTATCGGAAAAAGAACAGTTTTAAAATGTACGTTAAAGTTAGTATGGATGGTGCGCCATTTCTGAGGAAAGTTGATTTGAGCAATCACAAGGACTATTCTCAACTTGTTATGGCTCTTGAGAAGCTCTTTGACTGCTATGGAATTG GGGAAGCATTGGAGGATGCGGACAAGTCAGAGTACGTTCCGATCTATGAAGACAAAGATGGAGATTGGATGCTTCTTGGAGATGTTCCATGGCA AATGTTCAGTGAGTCATGCAAAAGGCTAAGGATTATGAAGAGATCGGATGCAAAGGTTATAGGGATTGGTGCAAGAGACTTTCTCAAGGGAATGTCTCAAGAGAAATGA